TGCAAACAAGCGCATCAGATTAAAAACCACCAAACGTATATTGGAGGAACACCCTCAAGACAAATAGACTAAATAATCCAATGACCCACCAGTGATTGAGTGAACAGTGGTCATCAAACCCTCAACAATGCCAAATCTGTCATTGATAACCTACAatattcgtaaataaaatggAGTGTTAAGGCAATCAATACCGAGGAACTACAACAGAATCAACAATCGTGCAAGTAGAAACCTTAGCAAGAGGAGCAAGGCAGTTGGTGGTGCAGCTAGCATTGGAAATAATGTTAAGTTCTGGCTTGTATTCCTTCTCATTGACTCCTACAACAAACATGGGGGCATCCTTGCTGGGGGCAGAGATGATAACCTTCTTAGCACCACCCTGCAACAGCCATTAAACATAAAGATCAGATAAGATGAATAAATATAGGCTGGATATATGCCTATATTGAAGCTTTTTTTATGTAATAACCCTATTGCTAGACCCAAAATCTTAGAAGACACTGTCGAAACATAATAAGCATTAAAAACATGATAAAACTTAACCTAGAAGAAATCCTAAAACtaaatttccaaaattaacATCAATTGAAGTGCAACAGAAGAAATCAGTCTTTGCTAGACAGACTTAATGTCGGATAATGAGATTACAGGGTTGAATgcttctaaaaaaaacattaaaattggaaaaacaAGTCTAACATAACAATAACAGAGGGGAAAAAGGACACAGGAAAGGCAAACCTTCAAATGAGCAGCAGCTTTCTCTTTGTCGGTGAAAACACCAGTGGACTCTACAATGTATTCCGCTCCAGCCTGACCCCATGGGATCTCCTCCGGATTtctaaaatcataatttattcAACATTAAATCGATTGAAAAGGAACTCTCACACCTAATTAATTAGCCCTCGGCAAGTGGAAAAATTACGTACCTAACGCCAAAAACGGAGACGGCTTTGTCACCAAAAAGAAGGGTCTTAGAGTCCTTCACCTTCACGTCGCTATGTTTCCAGTGACCATGAACACTGTCGTACTTGAACATGTAGGTCTATTCcaccaaacaaaaagaataacaaCTCAAAAACCACTAAAATAATAACGAGAGCAGCTCATACAACAAATTCACCATCATCCCTCGACCGATCAaggaacaaagaacaaaaagaaaccctGAGACTGAAAAGACTATCAATACCATGTAATCAGTTGTGATGAATGGATCGTTAATGGCAACGAGTTCCACATCGTCTCTCTGTAAAGCAACTCTAGCGACCAACCTTCCGATTCTTCCGAATCCTGATTTTCATTTCCACAACAAAACAGACgcaaaaaatgaaagaatattaatCAGATACGCACCAGAAAGTCATCTCAAACAAGTTCTAACTAAATCAATAGAGCTGAAAATACCGTTGATTCCGATCTTGATCTTGGCTGCAAATCAACGCAGAACNaaaaaaaaaaaaaaaaaaaaaaaaaaaaaaaaaaaaaacacaatcagTAACGATAGCAAGTACGATCGCTGATCCAAACCAAACATGGACAGAAATTTTCCACAAATCCAATATTCAAAGAAAACTGAACGAGAAATGGACTTTTACCCATTGGCTTGGTGAAAAAGTAAAGAGAATGGTAAGAAGTTTCTAGAGAGAATAGTGAATTGGGCGAGAGCTGAATATGGTTTGTGAGTCGGGGGGCGTGGGGTTTAAATCCAAAAGAAACGGAGACAGGAAACCGGAGCTGCCGGTGGTATTAAGGTGATAAATCTATGGTCCGTGCTGCTGAATCGGTGATCGTTGAAAAGTGCGCTAAAAGTTTAGGTAAAGCAGGCAATATTCCCGTGATTGGGAAAGCTTTTCTTGTGGGCCTCTGGCCCAAATCTCTCAAATGAACGGCCCATTTCTCAGGCCCAATTTCACAGCTCCAGTGGCGTAGCCTCATTTATTACCCTCGTcatttttgtcttttgttactaatggaataaaaataagacaaaattttcttttttttttttttaatttctcacgcacaatttttttaaaacagttgagttataattttattagtcttaattttattttgtatttattcaAAGTTtccaattataatttttcataaatattttgacaAAATGTAgcattaattatttgttattttgacTTCAccaatatattaaataaaatatatacaaaaataaataaatatatatatatatatata
This genomic interval from Cucurbita pepo subsp. pepo cultivar mu-cu-16 chromosome LG20, ASM280686v2, whole genome shotgun sequence contains the following:
- the LOC111782639 gene encoding glyceraldehyde-3-phosphate dehydrogenase, cytosolic-like, yielding MAKIKIGINGFGRIGRLVARVALQRDDVELVAINDPFITTDYMTYMFKYDSVHGHWKHSDVKVKDSKTLLFGDKAVSVFGVRNPEEIPWGQAGAEYIVESTGVFTDKEKAAAHLKGGAKKVIISAPSKDAPMFVVGVNEKEYKPELNIISNASCTTNCLAPLAKVINDRFGIVEGLMTTVHSITATQKTVDGPSSKDWRGGRAASFNIIPSSTGAAKAVGKVLPALNGKLTGMSFRVPTVDVSVVDLTVRLEKKASYEDIKAAIKEEAEGKLKGVLGYTEDDVVSSDFVGDSRSSIFDAKAGIALNDNFVKLVSWYDNEVGYSTRVVDLIVHVAGVH